From one Desulfonatronovibrio magnus genomic stretch:
- the queA gene encoding tRNA preQ1(34) S-adenosylmethionine ribosyltransferase-isomerase QueA produces MPDAEDFKLESYQYDLDEKLIAQHPCSERSESRLMVLDRQNTTVSLSSFSRLAEHLEPGSLLMVNDTKVLPARINGHKDTGGKVEFLLLTPLPLIKPQESGYEKSAVVECLLKASKRPKIGQKIFFAHGVSFTVLQNLSMGRTKGRLFWTGDLASYFVDCGHVPLPPYIQRPDSHVDADRYQTVYSSNSKLGSVAAPTAGLHFTPGFKDSLIKAGYEWAAVTLYVGYGTFSPVRSSDIRQHKMHPEYIEVSAASAQAVKRARHEGRKVVAVGTTTVRTIESASAQLTNGQGFQGWTDLFIYPGYKFQVVDQLITNFHLPGSSLIMMISALAGREMVMGAYARARDEGFRFYSYGDAMLII; encoded by the coding sequence ATGCCTGATGCTGAAGATTTTAAGCTTGAAAGCTATCAATATGATCTGGATGAGAAGCTGATAGCACAACATCCCTGCTCTGAAAGGTCTGAATCAAGACTTATGGTCCTTGACAGGCAGAATACTACTGTCAGTCTTTCAAGTTTCAGCAGACTTGCTGAACATCTTGAGCCTGGTTCGCTTTTGATGGTAAATGACACAAAAGTCCTGCCAGCTCGAATCAATGGCCATAAGGATACAGGGGGCAAGGTGGAGTTTTTGCTGCTAACGCCTTTGCCACTGATAAAACCACAGGAAAGTGGTTATGAAAAATCAGCAGTGGTTGAGTGTCTGCTGAAAGCTTCCAAAAGACCCAAAATTGGACAAAAGATCTTTTTTGCTCATGGAGTCAGCTTCACGGTGTTGCAAAATCTGTCCATGGGCAGGACAAAGGGCAGACTGTTCTGGACTGGTGATTTGGCGAGCTACTTTGTAGACTGCGGACATGTGCCTTTACCACCATATATTCAGCGCCCTGACAGTCATGTTGACGCTGATAGATATCAGACTGTTTATTCCAGTAATAGCAAGCTTGGATCAGTTGCAGCCCCGACAGCCGGGCTGCACTTTACTCCAGGCTTTAAGGACAGCCTGATTAAAGCCGGTTATGAATGGGCAGCAGTAACACTGTACGTTGGCTATGGTACTTTCAGTCCGGTTAGAAGTAGTGACATCAGGCAGCACAAGATGCATCCAGAGTATATTGAGGTTTCAGCTGCTTCAGCTCAAGCTGTGAAAAGGGCCAGGCATGAGGGCAGGAAAGTTGTAGCTGTGGGCACTACCACAGTTAGAACTATCGAGAGCGCCAGTGCTCAGCTTACAAATGGACAAGGTTTCCAGGGCTGGACTGATCTTTTTATTTATCCTGGCTATAAATTTCAGGTTGTTGATCAATTAATCACAAACTTTCATCTACCAGGATCATCACTTATTATGATGATATCGGCATTAGCCGGGCGAGAAATGGTAATGGGTGCCTATGCAAGAGCAAGGGATGAAGGTTTCAGGTTTTATTCCTACGGTGATGCCATGTTGATTATCTGA
- the mqnE gene encoding aminofutalosine synthase MqnE produces MNSATPVIKKVMDGGRISAEDALILVENASIHDLGSIAHTVRSRLHNNKAYFIYNQHLNFTNICANKCRFCAYSKRSGEPGAFSLSIDQVKDMILARSDEPIDEIHIVGGLNPDLGYEYYIDMLKTVRKLRPKAGIKAFTAVEIAFLSDEYGLTHEQVLTDFSKAGLDALPGGGAEVFSPRLRQKLCPEKVSGKRWLEIHETAHKISIPTNCTLLFGHVETWLDRINHLLALRDLQDKTGGFLCFIPLAYQPGYNDLNAKGPDGVDFFKMTAISRIFLDNIPHIKAYWAFSGIKAAQLGLWYGADDFDGTIVEEKIGHAAGADTPKGLTMEQLRSYIREAGFEPEQRNSFFRISKSF; encoded by the coding sequence ATGAATAGTGCAACACCGGTAATCAAGAAAGTCATGGATGGTGGGCGCATTTCAGCAGAAGACGCCTTAATTCTTGTGGAAAATGCTTCCATTCACGATCTTGGCAGTATAGCTCATACGGTGCGCAGCAGGCTTCACAATAATAAAGCTTATTTTATATATAATCAGCATTTGAATTTTACCAATATCTGCGCCAACAAATGCAGATTCTGTGCTTACAGCAAAAGATCGGGAGAGCCTGGAGCCTTCAGTCTGAGTATAGACCAGGTCAAAGACATGATTCTTGCCAGATCCGATGAACCCATAGATGAAATTCATATTGTGGGCGGCCTGAATCCTGATCTTGGCTATGAATACTACATTGACATGTTGAAGACTGTCCGCAAGCTGCGTCCCAAAGCCGGGATCAAAGCATTTACAGCTGTGGAGATAGCTTTTTTGTCAGATGAGTACGGACTTACCCATGAGCAGGTCTTGACGGATTTTTCCAAAGCCGGCTTAGATGCATTGCCTGGCGGGGGAGCTGAAGTTTTTTCACCCCGGCTGCGTCAAAAATTATGCCCTGAAAAAGTATCTGGAAAAAGATGGTTGGAGATCCATGAGACTGCGCACAAGATATCCATTCCCACAAACTGTACCTTGCTTTTCGGCCATGTGGAAACATGGTTAGACAGGATTAATCATCTTCTGGCCTTAAGAGATCTTCAGGATAAGACTGGGGGCTTTTTGTGCTTTATTCCACTGGCTTACCAGCCAGGCTATAATGATCTAAACGCAAAGGGGCCGGATGGAGTTGACTTTTTCAAAATGACTGCCATTTCCAGGATATTTCTGGACAATATCCCTCATATCAAGGCTTATTGGGCTTTCAGCGGCATAAAGGCTGCGCAGCTTGGGCTATGGTATGGTGCAGATGATTTTGACGGTACCATTGTAGAGGAAAAAATTGGCCATGCTGCAGGTGCTGATACTCCCAAGGGGCTGACCATGGAACAGTTGCGGTCATATATCCGGGAAGCAGGTTTTGAACCAGAGCAGAGAAACTCTTTTTTCCGTATTAGTAAGTCTTTCTGA
- the sppA gene encoding signal peptide peptidase SppA: protein MEKTTHNKFSQRHPLIFGFMMIITAVVIFMMAMAVFNFLFFSEQSKMRGKQVIGVVKVNGLITDSRDIVDWISELKRKDHIRGVVIRVNSPGGVVAPSQEIYAAVRDLALEKTVVVSMGAMATSGGYYLSSPAHKIVANPGTLTANIGVKATLTNMQELMRKIGIEDQAIYSSEYKDAGTVTRPMTDREKAYFQEIMDDLHEQFVLDVAAGRNMDVETVASLADGRAMTGRQALNNGLVDKLGGMNDAVDLVRELAEIKDQVFLLEGPEQKTSLLRRIVGEFSLRQEIFGPGWVFSYE from the coding sequence ATGGAGAAAACAACTCACAATAAATTCAGCCAGAGGCATCCTCTTATATTTGGATTTATGATGATAATTACGGCCGTAGTCATCTTTATGATGGCTATGGCCGTTTTTAATTTCCTGTTCTTCAGCGAACAGTCCAAGATGAGGGGAAAGCAAGTAATAGGTGTTGTCAAAGTCAACGGCCTGATAACGGACTCCCGGGATATTGTGGACTGGATCAGCGAGCTGAAGAGGAAGGACCATATTAGAGGAGTTGTTATCCGAGTCAACTCTCCAGGCGGAGTTGTGGCTCCTTCGCAGGAGATATATGCAGCTGTGCGGGATCTGGCTCTTGAAAAAACAGTAGTTGTGTCCATGGGTGCCATGGCTACATCGGGCGGTTATTATCTGTCCAGCCCGGCGCATAAGATTGTGGCTAATCCAGGTACTCTTACAGCCAATATTGGTGTCAAGGCAACCTTGACCAACATGCAGGAACTTATGCGTAAGATCGGGATTGAAGACCAGGCGATTTACAGCAGCGAATACAAAGATGCAGGTACAGTTACCAGGCCCATGACGGACAGAGAAAAAGCGTATTTCCAGGAAATCATGGATGATCTCCATGAGCAGTTTGTACTGGATGTTGCGGCTGGAAGGAATATGGATGTTGAGACTGTGGCCTCTCTTGCCGATGGCAGGGCAATGACCGGCAGGCAGGCTTTAAATAATGGTCTGGTGGATAAGCTGGGAGGCATGAATGATGCTGTTGATTTAGTGCGGGAGCTTGCTGAAATCAAAGATCAGGTTTTTCTTCTGGAAGGTCCTGAGCAAAAAACTTCCCTGCTTAGAAGAATTGTGGGAGAGTTTTCCCTCAGACAGGAAATTTTTGGTCCAGGGTGGGTTTTTTCTTATGAATAG
- a CDS encoding 30S ribosomal protein S1, giving the protein MQNTENVADVNENFDNDNFEGEMDFESALEDYLNADFGEVQEGGIVTGEVVKVEKDYILVDVCFKSEGQIPVAEFTDADGNVTVKEGDKIDVFVTNKDEKEGIITLSREKAKRVKLLDDLEDILENETTIKGRIIKRIKGGYNVDLDGLEAFLPGSHVDLRPVPDMDALVDQEFEFRILKINRRRSNVIISRRVLLEEERESMREDLLNSIEEGQVVTGRVKNVTEYGVFIDLGGLDGLLHITDMSWKRIRHPKEMVQIGDELELKVLGFDPDEKKVSLGMKQLVIDPWENIHEKYPEGEKFTGKVTNLADYGAFVELGDGVEGLVHISEMSWTRKLRHPSQMVKPGDEVEVVILGIDSERKRISLGMKQVNPNPWDVVAEKYPKDTILEAPIKNITEFGLFIGIEDGIDGLIHVSDMSWTKKVRHPSEMFKNGEFVRAKVIMVDKENEKFTLGIKQLTEDPWLEVPNHYPVGTTVNGKITNITDFGLFVEVEEGIEGLVHVSEMSKKKIKSPKESFEEGQEIQAKVIHVSADERRLGLSIKQQQEEEDKKRGGEQKAKVGAAPAGSNLGDLIRQKLEAEDGENNSQ; this is encoded by the coding sequence ATGCAAAACACAGAAAACGTGGCTGATGTGAACGAGAATTTTGACAACGACAATTTTGAAGGGGAAATGGACTTTGAATCCGCGCTGGAGGATTATCTCAACGCAGACTTTGGTGAAGTTCAGGAAGGCGGCATAGTAACAGGAGAAGTGGTCAAGGTTGAAAAAGACTATATCCTGGTGGATGTCTGTTTTAAGTCTGAAGGGCAGATTCCTGTTGCTGAATTTACAGATGCTGATGGTAATGTTACTGTCAAGGAAGGCGACAAGATTGATGTTTTTGTAACTAACAAAGACGAAAAAGAAGGCATCATCACTTTGTCCCGTGAAAAGGCTAAACGGGTCAAGCTGCTGGATGACCTTGAAGATATTCTTGAAAATGAGACCACTATCAAGGGTCGTATTATCAAGCGCATCAAGGGTGGTTATAATGTAGATCTTGACGGATTAGAGGCGTTTTTACCTGGATCACATGTGGATTTAAGGCCGGTGCCTGATATGGATGCACTTGTGGATCAGGAGTTTGAATTCAGGATTCTCAAGATTAACCGCCGCAGAAGTAATGTAATTATTTCACGCCGGGTACTATTGGAAGAAGAAAGAGAATCCATGCGCGAAGATCTGCTCAACTCCATTGAAGAGGGGCAGGTGGTTACAGGGCGTGTCAAAAATGTTACTGAGTACGGAGTCTTTATTGACCTTGGCGGTCTTGACGGATTGCTGCACATAACAGACATGTCCTGGAAAAGAATCAGACATCCCAAGGAGATGGTTCAGATCGGTGATGAGCTGGAGCTTAAGGTTCTTGGTTTTGATCCGGATGAAAAAAAGGTCTCTCTTGGCATGAAGCAGTTAGTGATTGACCCGTGGGAAAATATTCATGAGAAATATCCTGAGGGTGAAAAATTCACAGGCAAGGTGACCAATCTGGCTGATTATGGAGCTTTTGTGGAGTTGGGAGACGGTGTAGAAGGCCTGGTGCATATCTCTGAAATGTCCTGGACCCGGAAGCTCAGACATCCATCCCAGATGGTCAAGCCTGGCGATGAAGTTGAGGTAGTCATTCTTGGCATTGATTCCGAGCGCAAACGCATTTCTCTTGGCATGAAGCAAGTTAATCCCAATCCATGGGATGTGGTCGCTGAAAAGTATCCTAAAGACACTATTCTGGAAGCCCCCATCAAAAATATCACTGAGTTTGGTCTTTTTATAGGCATTGAAGATGGAATAGACGGACTGATTCATGTATCAGACATGTCCTGGACTAAAAAAGTCCGGCACCCTTCTGAAATGTTCAAAAACGGCGAGTTTGTCAGGGCCAAGGTGATTATGGTGGACAAGGAAAATGAAAAGTTCACCCTTGGCATCAAACAGTTGACAGAGGATCCATGGCTTGAAGTTCCTAATCACTATCCTGTAGGCACTACAGTTAATGGCAAGATTACCAATATCACTGATTTTGGTCTTTTTGTAGAAGTTGAAGAAGGGATTGAAGGGCTGGTTCATGTCTCTGAGATGAGCAAGAAAAAGATCAAAAGCCCCAAAGAGTCCTTTGAAGAAGGCCAGGAAATTCAGGCCAAAGTTATCCATGTGAGTGCAGATGAAAGACGACTGGGTCTATCCATCAAGCAGCAGCAGGAAGAAGAAGACAAGAAGCGAGGCGGTGAACAGAAAGCTAAAGTCGGCGCCGCACCTGCTGGAAGCAATCTTGGAGACTTGATCCGACAAAAGCTGGAAGCAGAGGATGGAGAAAACAACTCACAATAA
- the rimO gene encoding 30S ribosomal protein S12 methylthiotransferase RimO: MSRVRVFTRSLGCPKNLVDTENILGGLGKSYEPAPDIQNCDVVLINTCAFIQPAVEESLEVIFAAHEERRRLEKSPLLVVTGCLPSRYGNSLEMELPEADLLAPISRQKNLPQDILAALNAKPASSACQRRISTPNSYAYLKISEGCNNKCFFCTIPSIRGRLKSRNADDILTEAQWLISSGIKEIIVVAQDSTAWGRDSAETSDAAGLIAELSGLKGLQRLRLMYLYPTGLSHTFLEFMARTGPPLLPYFDVPFQHSHPDILKSMGRPFRQDPMEVVKKIRQVLPGAVLRTTLITGYPGEKEEHFAHLCDFVKNVGFNHLGVFPFHAEEGTRAAEMPEQVPEEQKVRRAEMIMSMQKNISREKLAKYQDKEVEVLVDIPHPEWPGLFMGRTWFQAPEIDGITYVSGPDVEPGAIVRARVQETKDYDLVAMQD, from the coding sequence ATGAGTAGAGTCAGGGTTTTTACCAGAAGTCTGGGTTGTCCAAAAAACCTGGTTGACACGGAAAATATTCTTGGCGGGCTGGGTAAATCTTATGAGCCTGCCCCGGATATTCAAAACTGCGATGTGGTACTGATAAACACCTGCGCCTTTATTCAGCCTGCTGTAGAGGAATCACTTGAAGTAATTTTCGCTGCTCATGAAGAGCGCAGAAGACTTGAAAAATCTCCGCTGCTGGTGGTGACCGGTTGTCTGCCTTCAAGATATGGAAACAGTTTAGAGATGGAGTTGCCTGAAGCAGATTTGCTTGCACCCATCAGCCGACAGAAAAATCTGCCTCAAGACATCCTTGCTGCCCTGAATGCCAAACCTGCATCCTCAGCCTGTCAAAGGCGCATCAGTACCCCCAACAGCTACGCCTACCTTAAAATCAGTGAAGGGTGCAATAACAAGTGTTTTTTCTGCACCATTCCCTCCATCAGAGGAAGACTGAAATCTCGAAATGCTGATGATATTTTAACTGAAGCCCAGTGGCTTATATCTTCGGGAATTAAAGAAATTATAGTTGTAGCCCAGGATAGTACAGCCTGGGGGCGCGACAGCGCAGAAACATCTGATGCTGCCGGGCTGATAGCAGAGCTTTCAGGATTGAAAGGCCTGCAGCGCCTGCGCCTTATGTATCTTTACCCCACAGGGCTGAGCCATACCTTTCTTGAATTCATGGCCCGGACCGGACCTCCACTTTTGCCTTATTTTGATGTACCATTTCAGCATTCCCATCCAGATATTCTTAAAAGTATGGGCAGGCCCTTCAGGCAGGATCCCATGGAAGTTGTCAAAAAAATTAGACAAGTTTTGCCCGGAGCTGTTTTAAGAACCACTCTTATAACCGGATATCCTGGTGAAAAGGAAGAGCACTTTGCACATCTTTGCGACTTTGTGAAGAATGTAGGCTTTAATCATCTTGGAGTCTTTCCGTTTCATGCTGAAGAGGGAACAAGGGCTGCAGAAATGCCGGAACAGGTACCTGAAGAGCAGAAGGTCAGACGGGCGGAAATGATTATGTCCATGCAGAAAAATATCAGTCGTGAAAAGCTTGCAAAATATCAGGATAAAGAAGTGGAAGTTCTTGTTGATATCCCTCATCCTGAATGGCCGGGGCTGTTTATGGGCAGAACCTGGTTTCAGGCCCCGGAGATTGATGGCATTACCTATGTCAGCGGTCCGGATGTTGAACCTGGGGCTATTGTCAGGGCCAGGGTCCAGGAGACCAAGGACTATGACCTTGTGGCCATGCAGGATTAA
- a CDS encoding phenylacetate--CoA ligase family protein has protein sequence MYFEKKYECMNRQDLEHLQLERLQSVLTRVSKNVPFYRQKFADLKIDPYDFDSIGDVINLPFTTKADLAHHAPYGLFAVPLREVVRLHGTYGLRGKSVVVGYTINDIHRWSKLAARVLMAGGVTKDDVIQVAYNYGLSTSGFGIHYGAEEMGAAVVPVSSGNTSRQISIVQDYNVTTLVCLPSYALYLADRLDEMGINVNALNLRTGLFGEEAWSEETRSEIQDRLKITAADNYGLSELMGPGIAGECLERKGMHINEDHFLPEVIDPVTLEPVEPGQAGELVITTLTKEALPLVRFRTGDLTRIVYDQCSCGRTFARLQRIAGRCDDMLIVQGINVFPEQISSILSGLQGKNLNHQIVLEREGRLDKATVLIEADVLVPDKIKEQQRFIETLKQRLTMELGVFFEVRLVEPASMKHEGDAIVPVVDKRTF, from the coding sequence ATGTATTTTGAAAAAAAATATGAGTGCATGAACCGGCAAGATCTTGAACACCTTCAACTGGAGCGATTGCAATCGGTTTTGACCAGGGTATCCAAGAATGTTCCGTTTTATCGTCAGAAGTTTGCTGATCTGAAAATTGACCCTTATGACTTTGACTCTATTGGCGATGTGATTAATTTGCCATTTACAACCAAGGCTGACCTGGCCCACCATGCACCTTACGGGCTTTTTGCAGTACCGCTGAGGGAAGTAGTCAGGCTGCATGGCACATACGGTCTCCGGGGAAAGTCAGTAGTTGTGGGCTATACAATAAATGATATACATCGCTGGTCTAAGCTCGCGGCAAGGGTGCTCATGGCCGGGGGCGTAACCAAGGATGATGTCATTCAGGTTGCCTATAATTACGGGTTGTCCACCAGCGGTTTTGGAATTCACTACGGGGCCGAGGAAATGGGTGCAGCTGTTGTTCCTGTTTCCAGCGGCAACACCAGTCGGCAGATAAGTATAGTGCAGGACTACAATGTTACCACTCTGGTCTGTCTGCCCAGTTATGCCCTTTATCTCGCGGACCGGCTTGATGAAATGGGCATTAATGTCAATGCCCTGAACCTAAGGACTGGCTTGTTCGGTGAAGAGGCCTGGTCTGAAGAAACAAGATCTGAAATACAAGACAGGCTGAAAATTACTGCTGCAGATAATTATGGACTGAGCGAGCTTATGGGGCCGGGTATTGCGGGTGAATGTCTTGAACGAAAGGGCATGCATATAAATGAAGATCATTTTCTGCCCGAAGTTATTGATCCCGTTACCTTAGAACCTGTAGAGCCCGGACAGGCAGGTGAACTGGTAATCACCACCCTGACCAAAGAAGCCTTGCCCCTGGTGCGCTTTAGAACAGGAGATTTGACCAGGATTGTGTACGACCAGTGTTCCTGCGGCAGAACTTTTGCTCGTTTGCAGCGTATTGCCGGGCGTTGTGATGACATGCTCATTGTTCAGGGTATAAATGTATTTCCAGAGCAAATCAGTTCCATTTTATCAGGATTGCAGGGTAAGAATCTCAACCATCAGATTGTGCTTGAGCGTGAGGGGCGCCTGGACAAAGCCACAGTCCTGATTGAAGCAGATGTGCTGGTGCCGGACAAGATCAAAGAGCAGCAGAGATTTATTGAGACACTCAAACAGCGCCTGACCATGGAGCTTGGGGTGTTTTTTGAGGTCCGGCTTGTTGAGCCTGCCAGTATGAAGCATGAGGGAGACGCTATCGTACCTGTTGTGGATAAAAGGACTTTTTGA
- a CDS encoding ABC transporter ATP-binding protein gives MLVIKNIDVFYGNVHAVKRVSLHVDQGEIVALIGSNGAGKTTLLSTVSGLIRAKSGTIVFDGQQISRQKPDKIVKTGVSQVPERRLVFKPLSVEDNLLLGSYHRYSLGKSRAISQDIEEIYTMFPVLGERRNQAAGTLSGGEQQMLAIGRALMAKPRLLLLDEPSMGLAPAVSQMIFRHVSKLRDELDVTVLLVEQNARAALKISDRGYVLETGRVIVQGTSQELARNNDVQRAYLGRDQES, from the coding sequence ATGCTGGTTATTAAAAATATTGATGTTTTTTACGGCAATGTACATGCGGTAAAAAGGGTGTCACTGCACGTGGATCAGGGAGAAATCGTTGCCCTGATCGGCAGCAACGGGGCAGGCAAGACCACTTTGCTCAGCACTGTATCCGGCCTGATACGAGCCAAAAGCGGGACAATAGTATTTGATGGGCAGCAGATCAGCAGGCAAAAACCCGATAAAATAGTTAAGACTGGTGTATCCCAGGTGCCCGAGCGCAGGCTGGTATTCAAACCTCTTTCGGTTGAAGACAATCTGCTTCTTGGTTCCTACCATCGTTACAGCTTAGGTAAATCCAGAGCTATTTCTCAGGATATTGAGGAAATTTACACCATGTTTCCGGTTCTTGGAGAACGCAGGAACCAGGCTGCTGGCACCCTGTCAGGTGGTGAGCAACAGATGCTGGCCATTGGCCGGGCATTAATGGCCAAGCCAAGACTGCTCCTGCTTGATGAGCCGAGCATGGGGCTTGCTCCTGCAGTTTCCCAGATGATCTTCAGGCATGTTTCCAAGTTGCGGGACGAATTAGATGTTACAGTATTGCTGGTAGAACAAAATGCCAGAGCTGCTCTCAAAATATCTGACAGAGGATATGTTCTTGAGACAGGCAGAGTTATCGTACAGGGAACTTCTCAGGAACTGGCCCGCAATAATGATGTTCAGCGTGCTTATCTCGGAAGGGATCAGGAAAGTTAA
- a CDS encoding ABC transporter ATP-binding protein — MSDFVDLMQCKDVYVRFGGVMALSGVSFNVPQGIVSALIGPNGAGKTTLLNVMTGMVIQTEGTITFKSQDISQAQTHERSAWGMVRTFQNLEIFSHMTVLENVMTGAHNLFSYSMLDAVFKTPRYFSQEKKCRDAAMEKLKFVGLEGDWNQNAEDLPYGKQRLLELARAICGKPDLLLLDEPAAGLNPKETRSLAEVIANVRSKLNITIVLVEHDMDLVMNVSDYITVLNFGQVIAQGTPGEIQNNPEVIKAYLGSED, encoded by the coding sequence ATGTCTGACTTCGTTGATTTGATGCAATGTAAAGATGTATATGTCCGCTTTGGAGGAGTTATGGCCCTGAGCGGGGTCAGCTTCAATGTACCTCAAGGCATAGTGTCTGCCCTCATTGGGCCTAACGGAGCAGGAAAGACAACCCTTCTCAATGTTATGACCGGCATGGTTATTCAGACAGAAGGAACCATCACTTTCAAGTCTCAAGATATTTCTCAGGCACAGACTCATGAACGCTCAGCATGGGGTATGGTCCGTACGTTTCAAAATCTGGAAATTTTTTCGCACATGACAGTTCTGGAAAATGTCATGACTGGTGCTCACAATCTGTTCAGCTACTCCATGCTGGATGCTGTTTTCAAGACACCTCGCTATTTTTCCCAGGAAAAAAAATGCCGGGATGCGGCTATGGAAAAGTTGAAGTTTGTGGGTCTTGAGGGAGACTGGAATCAAAATGCAGAAGATCTGCCATATGGAAAACAGCGCCTTCTTGAACTTGCCAGGGCCATTTGCGGAAAGCCTGATCTTCTGCTTCTCGATGAACCGGCAGCAGGGCTCAACCCAAAAGAAACCAGGTCCCTGGCCGAGGTTATCGCCAATGTCCGTTCAAAATTAAACATCACGATTGTACTGGTGGAACATGATATGGATCTGGTCATGAATGTCAGTGATTACATAACTGTTCTTAACTTTGGTCAGGTCATAGCCCAGGGAACACCAGGAGAAATTCAGAATAATCCCGAAGTCATCAAGGCTTATCTCGGAAGCGAGGACTAA
- a CDS encoding branched-chain amino acid ABC transporter permease: MEGRKSLFAFIVFVVIAYGFPWVLTNDYYLSILILSGITAIGVVGLNLLLGYAGQISIGHAAFFAISAYTSAILTTNYGLPVFAGMAVGIVLSAVVAVVIGIPALKLKALSLAMATLGFGLIVYICLNEAITFTGGPSGFVGIPRFNILGHYFYSDLHYYYLVTGVLTLVIIISLNIINSRAGRALKAIHSSENAARVMGVNVARFKLFVFVLSALFAATAGGLYAHYLSFVAPSSFDYHFSIKLIVMAVLGGMSSVWGGVLGALFLTSMPEFLRMYEELETILYGLILILCMMFMPTGIVGGFSKLAGLFMGRHSKGGKDV; this comes from the coding sequence ATGGAGGGAAGAAAAAGTTTATTTGCTTTTATTGTATTTGTGGTTATTGCCTATGGTTTTCCCTGGGTCCTGACCAATGACTACTACCTGAGCATTTTGATCCTTTCAGGCATTACCGCCATTGGCGTTGTAGGACTTAATCTTCTTCTGGGGTATGCAGGCCAGATCTCCATAGGCCATGCTGCCTTTTTTGCAATTTCAGCTTACACTTCCGCTATCTTGACCACAAATTATGGACTGCCGGTGTTCGCTGGCATGGCAGTGGGTATTGTCTTGTCCGCTGTGGTGGCTGTTGTCATCGGCATACCCGCCCTGAAGCTCAAAGCTCTGTCCCTGGCCATGGCTACTCTGGGTTTTGGGCTGATTGTATATATCTGCCTCAATGAAGCCATTACCTTTACCGGAGGGCCATCAGGCTTTGTCGGCATTCCAAGGTTCAATATTCTGGGGCATTATTTTTATTCTGATCTGCACTATTATTATCTTGTCACCGGGGTCTTGACTCTGGTCATTATAATATCTTTAAATATTATCAATTCCAGGGCGGGGCGGGCCCTGAAGGCCATCCACTCCAGCGAGAACGCAGCCCGGGTCATGGGTGTCAATGTGGCCAGGTTCAAGCTGTTCGTTTTCGTGCTCTCAGCATTATTTGCAGCCACAGCAGGGGGATTGTATGCCCACTACCTGAGTTTTGTGGCCCCATCGTCTTTTGATTACCATTTTTCCATCAAACTTATTGTCATGGCAGTACTGGGAGGTATGTCCAGTGTGTGGGGAGGGGTGCTGGGAGCTCTGTTTCTGACATCCATGCCGGAGTTTTTGCGTATGTACGAAGAACTTGAAACCATTCTTTACGGCCTGATTCTAATTTTGTGCATGATGTTCATGCCCACTGGAATAGTTGGTGGCTTCAGTAAACTTGCAGGCCTTTTTATGGGCCGGCATTCCAAGGGTGGCAAGGATGTCTGA